The Methanosphaera sp. BMS genome contains a region encoding:
- a CDS encoding DUF4411 family protein: protein MSKAKYLIDTNIFLRFQSGEEYDRECFPTHYDNFLKLLDDGTAISIDKVKDELDDEFFCVEYEDIFKASITNEITETYNNLRSRIPDYFDTVSVENPFDADQYIITYAYHNNLCIVTQDEYLSTSIINPAIKKYNIPTICDYLGAICVDNRDKKDNIGKYNDGFGCICLTELIKIEHLMKQ from the coding sequence ATGAGCAAAGCCAAATATCTAATAGATACCAATATTTTCCTCAGATTCCAAAGCGGTGAGGAATATGATAGGGAATGTTTCCCCACTCATTATGATAACTTCCTTAAACTATTGGATGACGGTACTGCTATATCCATAGACAAGGTTAAAGATGAACTGGATGATGAATTCTTCTGCGTTGAATATGAGGACATATTCAAAGCCAGTATCACAAATGAAATAACTGAAACATACAATAACTTAAGATCCAGAATACCCGACTACTTTGATACGGTAAGCGTTGAAAATCCATTTGATGCGGACCAATACATCATAACCTATGCATATCACAACAATTTATGTATAGTTACACAGGATGAATACCTGTCCACATCAATCATCAATCCAGCGATAAAAAAGTACAATATACCAACAATATGTGATTATCTGGGTGCAATATGTGTAGATAACCGTGACAAAAAAGACAACATTGGCAAGTATAATGATGGTTTTGGATGCATCTGTTTAACGGAATTAATTAAAATAGAGCATTTAATGAAACAATAA
- a CDS encoding GNAT family N-acetyltransferase, with product MLKIRKANINDADTVTKLYEELIDAIKDNEYTPQWEYGVYPKDENIITSIEDEELYVGEIDSEIVSSIVINHKPSKGYDQVRWKIDDEYDNIYVVHLVAVKHGHGKKGIAKKMINYVFDLAKENSIKSVRLSIMENNLPAEKLYKKLEFEYIDTITIKADERGLKTFNLYEKLI from the coding sequence ATGTTAAAAATCAGAAAAGCAAACATAAACGATGCAGATACCGTGACAAAGCTCTACGAAGAATTAATTGATGCAATAAAAGATAATGAATACACACCGCAATGGGAATATGGTGTTTATCCCAAAGATGAAAACATTATAACTTCAATTGAAGATGAAGAATTATATGTGGGAGAAATCGACTCAGAAATTGTATCCTCCATAGTAATTAACCACAAGCCAAGCAAGGGCTATGATCAGGTCAGATGGAAAATAGATGATGAATATGATAATATTTATGTAGTTCATCTGGTAGCCGTAAAGCATGGCCATGGAAAGAAGGGAATAGCCAAGAAAATGATAAACTATGTCTTTGATCTGGCAAAGGAAAACTCAATAAAAAGCGTACGATTAAGCATAATGGAAAACAATCTTCCCGCCGAGAAGTTATATAAGAAATTGGAATTCGAGTATATCGATACAATAACCATAAAAGCAGACGAACGCGGATTAAAAACTTTCAACTTATATGAAAAACTCATATAA